Proteins encoded together in one Plasmodium brasilianum strain Bolivian I chromosome 4, whole genome shotgun sequence window:
- a CDS encoding hypothetical protein (conserved Plasmodium protein), whose amino-acid sequence MKGIIPFLKFLLIIVVAVQHVLLSLNISSNRILLSLIDGILKEESTLFKDTNSFAYSSIDYSTIVNFYSISVNAYEVIFILFGVVISLNISLHAYSLPNYSYEATWGKGAKGVDVTRAEVKPSVGQTLEQEKKKSKAERGWNNNMWYNEDKEDRSNGEEEKFKDKMVQLNDENRSLLKSHSTTNNMYTFPSYQLNSKDKQLSLAKSFYKDDKLTQGGGSLDRSYKSIRASTSKGKVTHLSVTNYNYYINEARKTKYHSKVGGDAMSCLKYISIYSFIFTDLIFLVARLFNSFVFSVGSSSSFFVIKNVCFIIIHGSRIYRKSKFLNCRRSKKRKERREELTKKKEMGVNQSEKEERKGNYKDSYEKEKIQDIEDNQKEGINSLFRSRRSSAHLKESYFNLELISKSIFSSEIKNFDEIKYMDYKRVTSLNYEKIKAYFFILYFKYKGINIKKYASCYVDNIEQNSSKFFIIFLFFFLLISLKITILVITYTFNIEDEFKKSLYQLTFLYNLTALKSCFILKIYFLIIISYVVSSFFVYSFICSIFDAFFMSFLYFFNLVSYSFILIIISQYNPSYDIFSYFNRSKNFPIVLCVFVYLVYLFLNDTYMFIYMLLGRKYITYKYRINTKKRKRDLENTNIQREEVYVSVSVISSLVVKLIKYMKGPLILNKLIIGNNFIKNTRLDNYLFFCHFKEITVKLIIYFSCSFLLPRYNIIKFSFILQIFIIDIFVAILYLILSKVYRNTVMDCVFAQAAFTCLNRGEDNTFDYPDYNKSEYGAYSYDYFVLFDNSLNYF is encoded by the exons aatttttactcaTAATTGTTGTAGCAGTTCAACATGTGCTACTATCGCTCAACATCAGCTCCAACAGAATCTTGCTATCATTAATAGACGgaat ACTAAAAGAGGAGTCTACTTTATTTAAGGATACTAATTCGTTTGCATACTCTTCTATAGACTACAGTACCATAGTAAACTTTTACAGTATTTCAGTTAATGCATATGAAGtcattttcattcttttcgGAGTCGTAATCTCTTTGAATATATCTCTGCATGCATACTCGTTGCCTAACTACTCGTACGAAGCAACATGGGGGAAAGGCGCAAAAGGGGTTGATGTAACACGGGCAGAAGTGAAACCGTCGGTGGGGCAAACATTAGAacaggaaaagaaaaaaagtaaagcgGAAAGGGGATGGAACAATAATATGTGGTATAATGAAGATAAGGAAGACAGAAGCAATGGAGAAGAAGAGAAATTCAAAGATAAAATGGTACAACTTAACGATGAAAATAGAAGCCTTTTAAAGAGTCACTCCACTACAAATAACATGTACACCTTTCCATCGTATCAGTTAAACTCGAAAGATAAGCAGCTAAGTTTGGCTAAAAGTTTCTACAAGGATGACAAACTAACACAGGGAGGGGGAAGCCTCGATAGGTCTTACAAGTCGATTAGAGCCTCTACTAGTAAAGGAAAAGTAACTCATCTGAGTGTAACAAATTACaactattatataaatgaggcaagaaaaacaaaatatcaTTCGAAGGTGGGGGGGGATGCTATGTCATGCCTCAAATACATTAGTATATACAGCTTCATATTCACAGATCTGATTTTTCTAGTTGCCAGACTCTTCAATTCTTTTGTCTTTTCGGTTGGATCAT CGTCCTCCTTTTTTGTGATTAAAAATGTCTGCTTTATCATAATTCACGGTTCGCGCATATACAGAAAGTCGAAATTTCTTAACTGTAGAAGAAGtaagaaaaggaaagaaagaAGAGAggaattaacaaaaaaaaaggaaatgggAGTTAACCAAAGTGAGAAAGAAGAACGAAAAGGGAACTACAAAGACTcatatgaaaaggaaaaaatacaagATATAGAAGATAATCAAAAGGAAGGAATAAACAGCCTTTTCAGAAGCCGCAGGAGCAGTGCTCATTTAAAAGAGAGCTACTTCAATTTAGAATTAATAAGTAAAAGCATTTTTTCgagtgaaataaaaaattttgacgaaattaaatatatggatTATAAAAGAGTTACCAGTCTAAattacgaaaaaataaaagcatacttcttcattttatattttaaatataaaggaattaacataaaaaaatatgcatccTGTTATGTTGACAATATAGAACAAAATTCTTCTAAATTCTTTATCATATTTCTATTCTTCTTCTTATTAATATCTTTGAAAATAACAATTCTTGTAATCACATACACGTTTAATATTGAAGacgaatttaaaaaaagccTTTACCAGTTAACATTTCTATACAATTTGACAGCATTAAAATCATGTTTTATACTTAAGATTTactttcttattattatttcttatgtTGTGTCTTCCTTCTTTGTATATAGTTTCATATGTTCCATTTTTGATGCCTTCTTCATGTCTTTCTTGTATTTCTTCAATTTGGTTTCCTACTCTTTTATTCTTATCATAATATCACAGTACAACCCGTCCTACGATATATTTAGCTATTTCAACAGGAGTAAGAATTTTCCCATTGTTCTCTGTGTCTTTGTCTACCTG GTGTACCTTTTCCTGAACGACACGTACATGTTCATCTACATGCTGCTCGGACGCAAGTACATAACATACAAGTATAGGATAAACACgaagaagagaaaaagagACCTAGAAAATACCAACATTCAGAGGGAGGAAGTATACGTATCAGTATCAGTCATATCCTCGTTAGTAGTTAAACTAATCAAATATATGAAGGGACCacttatattaaataagcTAATAATTGGAAACAACTTCATAAAGAACACAAGACTAGACaactatttgtttttttgtcattttaaagaaataactGTTAaacttataatttatttttcatgctcttttttattacctagatataatattataaaattttcttttattctgcaaatttttataatagacATATTTGTAGCTattctatatttaatattgtCAAAAGTGTACAGGAATACTGTTATGGATTGTGTCTTCGCCCAGGCAGCCTTCACTTGCTTGAATAGAG GCGAAGATAATACCTTTGATTACCCAGATTATAACAAGAGTGAATATGGGGCATATTCCTATGACTACTTTGTTCTCTTTGATAACagtttgaattatttttga
- a CDS encoding hypothetical protein (conserved Plasmodium protein): protein MKVEINTKKNSSQIKDENAKGKRGKLKPIQVRRSIKDILIEKDPCDYIYNYRGKNINVFPEILLTSQDNILKESHQIGSTKNDEKKQNSQKIVNVDSLDIHEKVMAEELQNLLSKKDLNDETKNKIKALFVQVQHMYLEIKKDIKNNSPSTEDILKLYCTNDTTTDKSKNDIWKSFCFYKLLSDKLSDIHISTISSYRLNYLKTIYEWYSKNKKVLFGCKIKDNSGRYRQNSQRNQRRTSLAEGEQGSDNGLGSAEGEEVNSSHDEQQMNGSKIEEQINASNDVEQTNTSNNGEEIAQGEGTISQREQKKPSKKKYVKKISENFEDLLKKHMNEINESTFSKRDQVESMHEEKESTNEETSDVLSNYLFPNSFIVNNEQDKEKREENNENETKEIDTQMEHKGLENIQISEGGNIINTIELDSGTDVPLCTQIDTQKIKELEDEIKKQKLLIKEKEIEIINSPIGIKFKEIFGNFQDMDINN, encoded by the coding sequence atgaaagtagaaataaatacaaaaaaaaatagttcacagataaaagatgaaaatgCAAAGGGAAAGAGGGGGAAGCTAAAACCAATTCAAGTTAGAAGAAGcattaaagatatattaattgAAAAAGATCCTtgtgattatatatataattacagagggaagaatataaatgtatttcctgaaattttattaacaagtcaggacaatattttaaaagaatcaCATCAAATAGGTAGTACCaagaatgatgaaaaaaaacaaaattcgcaaaaaatagtaaatgtAGACTCACTAGACATACATGAAAAAGTAATGGCAGAAGAATTACAAAATCTATTGAGCaaaaaagatttaaatgATGAGacgaaaaacaaaataaaagcacTTTTCGTTCAAGTCCAACATATgtatttagaaataaaaaaagatataaaaaataattctccTTCAACTgaagatatattaaaattatattgtaCAAATGATACTACTACtgataaaagtaaaaatgatatatggAAGAGTTTCTGTTTCTATAAATTGCTAAGTGATAAACTAAGTGACATACACATATCCACCATCTCGTCTTATAGACTAAATTACTTGAAAACTATATACGAGTGGTAcagtaaaaataagaaagtgCTATTTGGTTGTAAGATAAAAGATAATAGCGGCCGATATAGGCAAAACAGCCAAAGAAATCAGAGGAGAACTAGTCTTGCAGAGGGGGAGCAAGGGTCCGACAATGGGCTGGGTTCAGCGGAAGGGGAGGAAGTAAATTCATCTCATGATGAGCAACAGATGAATGGGTCAAAGATTGAAGAGCAAATAAATGCTTCTAATGATGTGGAACAAACGAATACTTCTAACAATGGGGAGGAAATAGCGCAAGGTGAAGGGACGATTAGCCaaagagaacaaaaaaagccgagtaaaaaaaagtatgtaaaaaaaatatcagaAAATTTTGAAGATCTTTTGAAGAAACATATGAACGAAATAAATGAATCAACTTTTTCGAAAAGAGATCAAGTTGAATCCATGCATGAGGAAAAAGAATCAACGAATGAAGAGACAAGTGATGTATTAAGTAATTACTTGTTTCCAAACTCATTCATCGTAAATAATGAAcaagataaagaaaaaagggaagaGAATAATGAGAATGAAACCAAAGAAATAGATACACAGATGGAACATAAAGGTTTagaaaatattcaaattagCGAGGGgggtaatattattaatactataGAGTTGGACTCAGGGACAGATGTGCCACTTTGCACCCAAATAGacacacaaaaaataaaagaattggAGGACGAAATTAAAAAGCAGAAATTGTTAATtaaggaaaaggaaatagAGATAATTAATTCCCCTATAGGAATTAAgtttaaagaaatttttgGAAATTTCCAGGACATggatataaataattga
- a CDS encoding TMEM121 domain-containing protein — MIYKFLNGWRISFFFNLTTFIVQQLGLYYILFDYNKLILVLCVFDVYIFIHFCFNNSQSFASVKGGTCWLLYVYSISLKVIFMYFFAFNDDVYSEDTNRDYYNKCAIFALLSLSTLIYTALSVKSYKQLYPDEASISNEKIFHNNLILHVVIDLFDIFELLFTLVKLSYIIKNTNFWIKIIGGVLISFSLYLNAYSFPIISIVTEKNSKNLDLGDIYFCKKHAAVIGIILVDVPFMILRLYFLAFYFSNVHFQPLLIKNICFIPIKYITIKHCNFVFEKLRKNIDHSEDAAISAGIRGGISSVINSGNNGGMNRGSIDGSFVGSNATRNGSNNDNNSSGGNSNNFPNENNNECAKSVNSLVPYSIRNGNQSNFMNRSCIHKKKSFLSLNDILNNSIDLRSLYSLKNETEIVLHDGGNNIINGSNNTKKKLTSTSNVKFEDSTNIVDISNHYNGNKTYLREYFEIMLESQLLNHRKLNINKNKIGKKYIMNKLMYTNVSNNERYHCYLDDSLKVTYLNQIRLMIPYIIYCLGKIAMSIVIYFFYTHIDIHDLKIILTQLIPSFKIIKNIYIFLCSLSGRQFIGYIIRPLMNEKNNSKLPNFLNIKEYNNNISQNITYLNEEYNLFNNNELNSEKFNFKGDYKGFISIASLLIYINTKHMHGLSSLSILIIGNNFIKNLRLNYHLRNTHLLLISLTTFIRFSLLLFMYIHYKAITTSYQYVMYFYYAIISVFLVDALFKCFYMVISHNLRLITAYNLELKSIYEDIYFNNKWKKENAKYCLKHLYKKYQMNRFYYNNIPLFS; from the exons atgatttacaaatttttgaACGGCTGGCGAATATCCTTTTTCTTCAATTTGACCACCTTCATAGTGCAGCAGTTAGGGTTGTACTACATCCTGTTCGATTACAACAAACTGATTTTAGTACTATGCGTATTtgatgtgtatatttttattcatttctgTTTTAATAATTCTCAGTCCTTTGCGTCTGTAAAAGGAGGCACTTGTTGGTTATTGTATGTTTATTCAATATCCCTTAAAGTAATattcatgtatttttttgctttcaACGATGATGTATATTCAGAGGATACGAATAGAgattattataacaaatgCGCAATATTTGCATTATTAAGTTTAAGCACTCTTATATACACTGCTTTATCTGTTAAGTCGTATAAACAACTATATCCAGATGAAGCGAGTATATCAAATGAAAAGATATTCCacaataatttaattctGCATGTAGTTATAGACTTATTTGACATATTTGAATTGTTATTTACTCTTGTGAAATTgtcttatattattaaaaatacaaatttctGGATTAAAATAATTGGCGGGGTACTGATTTCGTTTTCTTTGTACTTAAATGCATATTCATTTCCTATCATTTCTATTGTTAccgaaaaaaatagtaaaaatttaGATCTAGGTGACATATACTTTTGTAAAAAGCACGCTGCTGTTATAGGAATTATTCTAGTTGATGTGCCTTTTATGATATTaagattatattttttggctttttatttttccaatGTGCATTTCCAGCCACTCTTAATTAAGAATATTTGCTTCATTCCGATAAAATACATTACCATAAAGCACTGTAACTTCGTATTCGAAAAGCtacgaaaaaatatagaCCATTCGGAGGATGCTGCTATTAGCGCGGGTATAAGAGGAGGGATTAGTAGCGTAATTAACAGTGGCAATAATGGCGGCATGAACAGGGGCAGCATAGATGGTAGTTTTGTTGGAAGCAATGCCACTAGAAATGGCAGTAATAATGACAATAACAGTAGTGgtggtaatagtaataattttcCAAATGAGAACAATAACGAGTGTGCGAAGTCGGTGAACTCTCTAGTCCCTTACAGCATAAGGAATGGTAACCAGTCGAATTTTATGAACAGGTCatgtattcataaaaaaaaatcatttttatcgTTGAAcgatattttaaataattccaTAGATCTTAGAtcattatattctttaaaaaacgAAACGGAGATAGTATTACACGACGGTGGCAATAACATTATAAACGGAAGtaataatactaaaaaaaagcTAACCTCCACAAGTAATGTAAAATTTGAAGATAGTACAAACATAGTGGATATTAGTAATCATtataatggaaataaaaCCTATTTAAGGGAATATTTCGAAATTATGCTAGAAAGTCAACTATTAAATCACcgtaaattaaatataaataaaaacaagataggaaagaaatatattatgaacaagTTAATGTATACCAATGTTTCAAACAATGAACGATATCACTGTTATTTGGATGATAGTTTAAAAGTTACATACCTGAATCAAATACGTTTAATGATaccatatattatatattgccTTGGGAAAATTGCTATGTccattgttatatattttttctacacacatatagatatacatgacttgaaaataatattaacgcaac TTATTCCATCattcaaaattataaaaaatatttacatatttttatgttctttATCGGGAAGGCAATTCATAGGATATATTATTAGACCATTAATgaatgaaaagaataatagtaaattaccgaactttttaaatattaaagaatataacaataatatatcacagaatattacttatttaaatgaagagtataatttatttaataataatgaattaaattcagaaaaatttaattttaaaggaGATTATAAAGGATTTATTTCAATTGCATcccttttaatatatataaatacaaaacatATGCATGGCTTATCCTCATTatcaatattaataattggaaataattttataaaaaatttacgattaaattatcatttaagAAATACTCATCTCCTACTTATCAGTCTTACTACATTTATAAGATTTTCTTTACtcttatttatgtatatacattataaagCTATTACAACTTCATATCAATATgtcatgtatttttattacgcAATTATTTCAGTATTTCTTGTGGATGctctttttaaatgtttttatatggTCATATCTCATAACTTAAGACTAATTACAGCCTATAATTTGGAACTCAAATCTATATATGAAGATATATACTTTAACaacaaatggaaaaaagagaatGCCAAATATTGTTTGAAGCACTTGTACAAAAAGTATCAGATGAACCGTTTTTACTACAACAATATTCCCCTCTTTTCGTAG
- a CDS encoding sugar transporter produces MGIMKRILLQIVIVFLLCCYVKVSCEGVTSTKNILNVGGKENKNVEHRSNFKGEVLKNDEQGVEKRDTPESKEVKKEEVQGNEKKIEETDNSREYSNKVSMGGNVGSESSSSSASGSSSSGIGSSSSGIGSSSSGSSLPHTSFLENNTEKSSNNKENANNKGDGGDNKATNGSSRENVAASVGSKDVEHSVVKDITPKKEEIKEETKKKADNPSGQSSENMSQSNGVVGNNSSSGNSGVGISNDNSNNSNSNNNSNSNSNSNSNSNSNSNSNSNSNSNSNNNSSNNNSSNNNSSNNNSSNSSSNNSSNSSSGGGAPNEYIDLTSKKIYDEMNNKNEEQKSSGLNFLKILSIASSIFMQLILFPSIYKIIKKRTTDELDGLPYVVLLFSSFLWLVYGMLLNNSAIVFPNLVGLILGIFYSVIYHKNCKNMWLKQKLYSYYKTCGFICFLLYAFLYVLTFEQYEIFVGFIAFVSSIINFGAPLSYIQIVIKKKNSSLIPVEIAIGSLVCSFLWLTYGFTLKDGFLIIPNLCGFILSLLQVLLILLYSNKDTLSYNDTEIAYNERNNKYMIPENNLFFNEFHIETANKISEVSTSVNNSLFDFSYDETSPLTGSNRNANNIGVNNINNKNNMNNVSNINNINNINNMNNINNMNNINNMNNINNINNNINNNSNNSRYFNHSNAQRQKYLTLSENSDQNDILTF; encoded by the coding sequence atgggTATTATGAAAAGgatattattacaaattgTCATAGTGTTTTTGCTTTGCTGTTATGTGAAAGTATCTTGTGAAGGGGTTACTAGTacaaaaaacattttaaatgttGGAGGAAAGGAAAATAAGAATGTAGAACATCGTTCAAATTTTAAGGGTGAAGTTTTGAAAAATGATGAACAGGGAGTAGAAAAAAGGGATACCCCCGAAAGTAAAGAagtgaaaaaagaagaggtacaggggaatgaaaaaaaaatagaggaAACGGATAATTCTAGGGAATATAGCAATAAAGTAAGCATGGGGGGAAACGTAGGAAGTGaaagtagtagtagtagtgcAAGTGGAAGTAGTAGTAGTGGAATCGGAAGTAGTAGTAGTGGAATcggcagtagtagtagtggtAGTAGTCTTCCCCACACATcctttttagaaaataatacgGAAAAATCATCAAATAACAAAGAAAATGCAAACAATAAAGGGGATGGAGGCGATAATAAGGCAACGAATGGTTCTTCCCGTGAAAATGTAGCAGCATCGGTGGGATCAAAGGACGTGGAACATTCTGTAGTTAAAGATATAACACcgaaaaaggaagaaataaaagaagaaacaaaaaaaaaggcagaTAACCCAAGTGGACAAAGTAGTGAAAATATGTCACAGAGTAATGGCGTCGTAGGCAATAATAGCAGCAGTGGAAACAGCGGAGTTGGCATAAGTAATGACAACAGTAATAACAGCAATAGTAACAACAATAGTAACAGCAATAGTAACAGCAATAGTAACAGCAATAGTAACAGCAATAGTAACAGCAATAGTAACAGCAATAGCAACAACAACAGCAGCAACAACAACAGCAGCAACAACAACAGCAGCAACAACAACAGCAGCAACAGCAGCAGCAACAACAGCAGCAACAGCAGCAGTGGAGGCGGAGCGCCGAATGAATACATCGATTTGAcgagtaaaaaaatatacgacGAAATGAACAACAAGAACGAGGAGCAGAAGAGCTCAggattaaattttttgaaaatattatcaatAGCGTCATCTATATTTATGCAGcttatattatttccatCCATAtataagataataaaaaaaagaacaacaGATGAATTGGACGGATTGCCATATGtggttttattattttcttcctttttatgGTTAGTATATGGAATGTTATTGAATAATTCGGCAATAGTTTTTCCTAATTTAGTTGGACTAATATTaggtatattttattctgttatatatcataagaattgtaaaaatatgtggTTAAAGCagaaattatattcataCTATAAGACGTGCGggtttatatgttttttattgtatgcatttttatatgtattaacatTTGAACAGTATGAAATATTTGTTGGTTTCATAGCTTTTGTTTCaagtattattaattttggaGCACctttatcatatatacaaattgttataaaaaaaaaaaattcatcaTTAATTCCAGTGGAAATAGCTATAGGCAGTTTAGTTTGCTCCTTTTTATGGCTAACGTATGGTTTTACATTAAAAGATGGGTTTTTGATTATACCAAATTTATGTGGTTTTATATTAAGTTTATTGCAAgtccttttaattttattatattcaaataagGATACGTTAAGTTACAATGATACGGAAATTGCATATAATGaaaggaataataaatatatgattcctgaaaataatttattttttaatgaattccATATAGAAACtgcaaataaaataagtgaaGTTTCAACAAGTGTTAATAATTCTCTTTTTGATTTTTCTTATGATGAAACGTCTCCCCTAACTGGAAGTAATAGAAATGCCAACAATATTggtgttaataatataaataataaaaataacatgaataatgtaagtaatataaataatataaataatataaataatatgaataatataaataatatgaataatataaataatatgaataatataaataatataaataataatattaataataatagtaataattcgAGGTATTTTAACCATTCAAATGCTCAAAGACAAAAATACCTGACCCTTTCAGAAAATTCGGACCAAAACGATATACTGACCTTCTAA